The Syngnathus typhle isolate RoL2023-S1 ecotype Sweden linkage group LG16, RoL_Styp_1.0, whole genome shotgun sequence genome includes a region encoding these proteins:
- the baz1a gene encoding bromodomain adjacent to zinc finger domain protein 1A isoform X3 — protein MFPRPWTDSTQMTMTTFNMCARVTRAEGPQEDCSDGAERPPEMPLLHRKAFVRQEPPADLRPDEEVFLCRITHEIFRSYDEFFERTILCNSLVWSCSLTGRADLTYLEAVESERRAKQTLQNFPHSLVRPLLHLAALGRRSRLSELCEDVYSFAKDRFFPGETVDVSGRDEARHMCEILQVHSSHSSTNGAPTVNGHNKSATSNVIVISDSDDDEAAAFQSPSRKRKRPLSPSAFKYEVRIMTEEHSEPFVVRANQISRRKNVMSCERLKLLLKQHCEPADGMVRLKASSVVKYRLAEQNLSHFFPDGPPRFPCSIKNEAGCLPAQAGTWLLKATAAENLKLLQQEEEMMPKAGLKRAQEEAAKLKEDQRQRFEQDKQKRREEKERRKQEKDLEREKLKEEKKKYVERLKLWNKPREDMECEDLKDLPAPTPVRTRLPAELFGKALMVLEFLRAFGEDFGLKDEFPEGVTLEVLEEALVGSDPEGPLCEMLFFFITAIFQALDEEREEAAKDAQEDQSEAQDDYSDRVVSAASADVTSAAAWSQLHLGCGLHEVDLDSCTLSEILRLHILASGADCNHGNPKFRYQRQGGFTSTDDPCVELCSARPALMTKLARAAVYDLTAGEKLSILQALTGKLLTLASSRDLIEECVEEQRIARQELRELRAERHRREREEAARRVRLRKEERLREQEQRLKMKDGRTEASGHPKNTKAEVKEPTADPKAPTEPPGALTAEELEAEQEKVRELHERIQKAAACTSLHPLGRDRLYRRYWFLPSASALFVEEDGFGLTEDMLRPHPKAAPDPAATDLEDGQRVQQEPAEGSVGSSPAPLHCCGLPVNRPNQWFFYSSVEELDQLMDALNPRGHRESGLKEALQQERERLQEVLQACQRSKYTCTGDPESSRSVPECTAAAETLMEGRLRDLLLDIEDRIHQGTLGTLKVMGRRKWRAALKTGNYRLLNPDGSEAPTEDSTRLNAGHGLPADKMVAVRSLARALGHVERGIERRFLKAPLDSVSDSSRAAKSVLECWRESLLSSSSLSQVFVHLAILERSVRWSRSVLNARCRVCRRKGDADNMLLCDACDRGHHTRCLRPRLKSVPEGEWFCPDCRPKKRSSRLPSRRRSLLDRDIDEEEETMSEEESEDQEESEEEEPDFVVSTRKSQAATPKGRSTQATSKSQQFTTSNGKSKLSGKKDASLLFGAGASGGKAPSSPSGSKNDSGARRSSGRKRAPTPDALPTPSEPRKLVRVAAASSSSSRRSSGRNQGVHELSACELLVVELVRHDDSWPFMKLVTRTQVPDYYDIISRPIALSIIREKVNNCQYLNAGDFISDVELMFSNCLQYNARHTNEAKAGVRLQQFFRVQLSKFGLSEHAPNQVPATKRAHL, from the exons AGCGGCCACCCGAGATGCCGCTTCTTCACAGGAAAGCCTTCGTCCGCCAGGAGCCTCCGGCCGACTTGCGTCCCGACGAGGAGGTCTTCCTTTGCCGCATCACCCATGAAATCTTCCGCAGCTACGA TGAATTTTTCGAGAGGACCATCCTTTGCAACAGCCTGGTGTGGAGCTGTTCCTTGACAGGCCGAGCGGATCTCACCTACCTGGAGGCAGTGGAAAGCGAGCGACGGGCTAAGCAGACCCTTCAGAACTTTCCGCACTCACTGGTGCGGCCGCTGCTGCACCTGGCGGCACTTGGGCGTCGCAGCCGCCTGAGCGAGCTCTGCGAGGATGTCTACAGCTTTGCCAAAGACCGCTTCTTCCCCGGTGAGACGGTGGACGTCAGCGGACGCGACGAGGCCAG gcaTATGTGCGAAATCCTTCAGGTCCACTCGTCACATTCCAGCACAAACGGAGCACCAACCGTTAACGGACATAATAAGTCAGCCACCAGCAACGTCATCGTCATCAGTGACAGCGATGATGACGAAGCCGCCGCCTTTCAGAGTCCCAGCAG AAAAAGGAAGAGGCCTCTGAGTCCATCCGCGTTCAAGTACGAGGTAAGGATCATGACTGAGGAGCACAGCGAGCCGTTTGTCGTCAGAGCCAATCAGATCAG TCGCAGGAAAAACGTGATGTCGTGCGAGCGCCTGAAGCTGCTGCTCAAGCAGCACTGCGAGCCAGCCGACGGGATGGTTCGGCTCAAG GCATCCAGCGTGGTCAAGTACCGGTTGGCCGAGCAGAACCTTTCCCACTTCTTCCCGGATGGGCCTCCCCGGTTCCCCTGCAGCATCAAGAATGAGGCGGGCTGCTTGCCGGCACAG GCCGGCACGTGGTTGCTGAAGGCGACGGCGGCGGAGAATCTGAAGCTGctgcagcaggaggaggagatgaTGCCCAAGGCCGGGCTGAAGAGGGCCCAGGAGGAGGCGGCCAAGTTGAAGGAAGACCAGAGGCAGCGCTTTGAGCAGGACAAGCagaagagaagagaggagaAGGAGCGCCGCAAGCAGGAGAAGGATCTG GAGCGTGAAAAGCTgaaggaggagaaaaagaaatacgtGGAGAGGCTGAAACTGTGGAACAAACCCAGAGAAGACATGGAGTGTGAAGACCTGAAG GATCTGCCCGCTCCCACGCCCGTTAGGACTCGTCTGCCGGCCGAGCTCTTCGGGAAAGCCCTGATGGTCCTGGAGTTCTTGCGGGCCTTCGGCGAGGACTTTGGCCTCAAGGACGAATTCCCAGAAGGAGTCACTCTGG AGGTTCTGGAGGAGGCTCTCGTGGGTTCTGATCCGGAAGGTCCTCTGTGTGAGATGCTCTTCTTTTTTATCACGGCCATCTTTCAGGCTCTGGATGAGGAGCGAGAGGAGGCGGCCAAAGATGCGCAAGAAG ATCAGTCGGAAGCTCAGGACGACTATTCGGATCGGGTGGTGTCAGCTGCGAGTGCCGACGTGACCTCGGCTGCCGCCTGGTCTCAGCTCCACCTGGGCTGTGGCCTGCACGAGGTGGACCTGGACAGCTGCACGCTTTCGGAAATCCTACGCCTTCACATCCTAGCGTCCGGCGCCGACTGTAACCACGGCAACCCCAAGTTCCGCTACCAGAGGCAGGGCGGCTTCACGTCCACAGACGACCCCTGCGTGGAGCTCTGCTCAGCCCGGCCGGCGCTGATGACAAAGCTGGCGCGCGCAGCCGTCTACGATCTGACGGCGG GCGAGAAACTGAGCATCCTGCAAGCCTTGACGGGCAAGCTGCTGACTTTGGCGTCCAGCAGAGATCTGATCGAGGAATGCGTGGAGGAGCAACGCATCGCCAGGCAAGAGCTGAGGGAGCTCCGGGCCGAGCGGCACCGCAGGGAGAGAGAAGAGGCGGCGCGCAG GGTGCGCCTTCGCAAAGAGGAGCGTCTGCGCGAGCAAGAGCAGCGCCTTAAGATGAAAGATGGGAGGACGGAAGCGTCGGGCCACCCCAAGAACACAAAAG CCGAAGTCAAAGAACCGACCGCCGACCCCAAAGCTCCAACAGAACCTCCTGGCGCGCTGACGGCGGAGGAACTGGAGGCGGAGCAAGAGAAG GTACGCGAGCTGCACGAGCGCATCCAGAAGGCGGCAGCCTGCACCAGCCTGCACCCGCTGGGCCGGGATCGCCTTTACCGACGGTACTGGTTCCTCCCCTCGGCCTCGGCGCTCTTTGTGGAGGAGGACGGATTTGGCCTGACTGAAGACATGCTGCGGCCCCACCCTAAAGCCGCCCCGGACCCTGCCGCCACCGACTTGGAGGACGGCCAGCGTGTCCAGCAGGAGCCTGCGGAGGGAAG TGTCGGCTCGAGTCCAGCGCCCCTGCACTGCTGCGGCCTACCGGTTAACCGTCCCAACCAGTGGTTCTTCTACAGCTCGGTGGAGGagttggaccagctgatggacgcACTGAACCCACGAGGCCATCGAGAAAGTGGCCTGAAGGAGGCGCTACAGCAGGAGCGTGAGCGTTTGCAGGAGGTTCTGCAGGCCTGCCAGCGCAGCAAGTACACTTGCACCG GCGATCCCGAGTCATCCCGATCTGTCCCGGAATGCACCGCTGCGGCCGAGACCCTCATGGAGGGACGCCTGAGAGACCTGCTGCTGGACATCGAAGACCGCATCCACCAGGGAACGCTGGGAACGCTCAAG GTTATGGGCCGACGCAAGTGGCGGGCGGCACTGAAGACGGGAAACTACCGGCTGCTGAATCCTGATGGAAGCGAAGCCCCAACAGAGGACTCGACTCGCCTGAACGCCGGACACGG GCTGCCAGCAGACAAGATGGTGGCGGTGAGAAGTCTAGCTCGGGCGCTGGGACACGTGGAACGCGGCATCGAGAGGCGCTTCCTCAAAGCTCCGCTAG ACAGCGTCAGTGACAGCAGTCGTGCTGCCAAGTCTGTGCTGGAGTGCTGGAGGGAGTCACTGCTGTCGTCTTCCAGTCTGTCGCAG GTTTTTGTTCATTTAGCCATCCTGGAGAGAAGCGTGCGGTGGTCTCGCTCGGTCCTGAACGCCCGCTGCCGCGTGTGCCGCCGCAAGGGCGATGCCGACAACATGCTCCTGTGCGATGCGTGTGACCGCGGCCACCACACGCGCTGCCTCCGACCACGCCTCAAG AGCGTTCCAGAGGGCGAATGGTTCTGTCCCGACTGCCGGCCCAAGAAGAGGTCCAGCCGCCTTCCTTCGCGACGGCGGTCTTTGCTGGACCGTGACatagatgaggaagaggagacgaTGTCTGAGGAAGAGTCCGAGGACCAAGAGGAGTCGGAAGAGGAAGAGCCCGATTTTGTTGTGAG TACCAGGAAGAGTCAGGCTGCGACCCCCAAAGGCAGGAGCACTCAGGCCACGTCCAAAAGTCAGCAATTCACCACGTCAAATGGGAAATCCAA GTTGTCGGGCAAAAAGGATGCATCGCTTCTGTTCGGGGCCGGTGCGTCGGGCGGCAAGGCCCCGTCGTCCCCGTCCGGCAGCAAGAACGACAGTGGCGCCAGAAGGTCGTCGGGGCGCAAGAGAGCGCCCACCCCAG ACGCTTTGCCGACTCCATCGGAACCTCGTAAGTTAGTCCGTGTAGCCGCCGCCTCGTCCTCGAGTAGCCGCCGCTCGTCCGGGAGGAACCAAGGCGTCCACGAGCTGTCGGCGTGCGAGCTCCTAGTGGTGGAGCTTGTCCGCCACGATGACAGCTGGCCCTTCATGAAGCTGGTGACCCGCACACAG GTGCCCGACTACTATGACATCATCAGCAGACCCATCGCGCTCAGCATCATCCGAGAAAAAGTCAACAACTGCCAGTACCTCAACGCAG GTGACTTCATCTCTGACGTGGAACTGATGTTCTCCAACTGCCTCCAGTACAATGCTCGCCACACCAACGAAGCCAAGGCGGGAGTGCGCCTGCAACAGTTTTTCCGCGTCCAGCTCAGCAAGTTTGGCCTCTCAGAGCATGCCCCAAACCAAGTGCCGGCCACCAAGCGGGCTCACCTCTGA
- the baz1a gene encoding bromodomain adjacent to zinc finger domain protein 1A isoform X4, whose product MPLLHRKAFVRQEPPADLRPDEEVFLCRITHEIFRSYDEFFERTILCNSLVWSCSLTGRADLTYLEAVESERRAKQTLQNFPHSLVRPLLHLAALGRRSRLSELCEDVYSFAKDRFFPGETVDVSGRDEARHMCEILQVHSSHSSTNGAPTVNGHNKSATSNVIVISDSDDDEAAAFQSPSRKRKRPLSPSAFKYEVRIMTEEHSEPFVVRANQISRRKNVMSCERLKLLLKQHCEPADGMVRLKASSVVKYRLAEQNLSHFFPDGPPRFPCSIKNEAGCLPAQAGTWLLKATAAENLKLLQQEEEMMPKAGLKRAQEEAAKLKEDQRQRFEQDKQKRREEKERRKQEKDLEREKLKEEKKKYVERLKLWNKPREDMECEDLKDLPAPTPVRTRLPAELFGKALMVLEFLRAFGEDFGLKDEFPEGVTLEVLEEALVGSDPEGPLCEMLFFFITAIFQALDEEREEAAKDAQEDQSEAQDDYSDRVVSAASADVTSAAAWSQLHLGCGLHEVDLDSCTLSEILRLHILASGADCNHGNPKFRYQRQGGFTSTDDPCVELCSARPALMTKLARAAVYDLTAGEKLSILQALTGKLLTLASSRDLIEECVEEQRIARQELRELRAERHRREREEAARRVRLRKEERLREQEQRLKMKDGRTEASGHPKNTKGDSSEDASLSSAEVKEPTADPKAPTEPPGALTAEELEAEQEKVRELHERIQKAAACTSLHPLGRDRLYRRYWFLPSASALFVEEDGFGLTEDMLRPHPKAAPDPAATDLEDGQRVQQEPAEGSVGSSPAPLHCCGLPVNRPNQWFFYSSVEELDQLMDALNPRGHRESGLKEALQQERERLQEVLQACQRSKYTCTGDPESSRSVPECTAAAETLMEGRLRDLLLDIEDRIHQGTLGTLKVMGRRKWRAALKTGNYRLLNPDGSEAPTEDSTRLNAGHGLPADKMVAVRSLARALGHVERGIERRFLKAPLDSVSDSSRAAKSVLECWRESLLSSSSLSQVFVHLAILERSVRWSRSVLNARCRVCRRKGDADNMLLCDACDRGHHTRCLRPRLKSVPEGEWFCPDCRPKKRSSRLPSRRRSLLDRDIDEEEETMSEEESEDQEESEEEEPDFVVSTRKSQAATPKGRSTQATSKSQQFTTSNGKSKLSGKKDASLLFGAGASGGKAPSSPSGSKNDSGARRSSGRKRAPTPDALPTPSEPRKLVRVAAASSSSSRRSSGRNQGVHELSACELLVVELVRHDDSWPFMKLVTRTQVPDYYDIISRPIALSIIREKVNNCQYLNAGDFISDVELMFSNCLQYNARHTNEAKAGVRLQQFFRVQLSKFGLSEHAPNQVPATKRAHL is encoded by the exons ATGCCGCTTCTTCACAGGAAAGCCTTCGTCCGCCAGGAGCCTCCGGCCGACTTGCGTCCCGACGAGGAGGTCTTCCTTTGCCGCATCACCCATGAAATCTTCCGCAGCTACGA TGAATTTTTCGAGAGGACCATCCTTTGCAACAGCCTGGTGTGGAGCTGTTCCTTGACAGGCCGAGCGGATCTCACCTACCTGGAGGCAGTGGAAAGCGAGCGACGGGCTAAGCAGACCCTTCAGAACTTTCCGCACTCACTGGTGCGGCCGCTGCTGCACCTGGCGGCACTTGGGCGTCGCAGCCGCCTGAGCGAGCTCTGCGAGGATGTCTACAGCTTTGCCAAAGACCGCTTCTTCCCCGGTGAGACGGTGGACGTCAGCGGACGCGACGAGGCCAG gcaTATGTGCGAAATCCTTCAGGTCCACTCGTCACATTCCAGCACAAACGGAGCACCAACCGTTAACGGACATAATAAGTCAGCCACCAGCAACGTCATCGTCATCAGTGACAGCGATGATGACGAAGCCGCCGCCTTTCAGAGTCCCAGCAG AAAAAGGAAGAGGCCTCTGAGTCCATCCGCGTTCAAGTACGAGGTAAGGATCATGACTGAGGAGCACAGCGAGCCGTTTGTCGTCAGAGCCAATCAGATCAG TCGCAGGAAAAACGTGATGTCGTGCGAGCGCCTGAAGCTGCTGCTCAAGCAGCACTGCGAGCCAGCCGACGGGATGGTTCGGCTCAAG GCATCCAGCGTGGTCAAGTACCGGTTGGCCGAGCAGAACCTTTCCCACTTCTTCCCGGATGGGCCTCCCCGGTTCCCCTGCAGCATCAAGAATGAGGCGGGCTGCTTGCCGGCACAG GCCGGCACGTGGTTGCTGAAGGCGACGGCGGCGGAGAATCTGAAGCTGctgcagcaggaggaggagatgaTGCCCAAGGCCGGGCTGAAGAGGGCCCAGGAGGAGGCGGCCAAGTTGAAGGAAGACCAGAGGCAGCGCTTTGAGCAGGACAAGCagaagagaagagaggagaAGGAGCGCCGCAAGCAGGAGAAGGATCTG GAGCGTGAAAAGCTgaaggaggagaaaaagaaatacgtGGAGAGGCTGAAACTGTGGAACAAACCCAGAGAAGACATGGAGTGTGAAGACCTGAAG GATCTGCCCGCTCCCACGCCCGTTAGGACTCGTCTGCCGGCCGAGCTCTTCGGGAAAGCCCTGATGGTCCTGGAGTTCTTGCGGGCCTTCGGCGAGGACTTTGGCCTCAAGGACGAATTCCCAGAAGGAGTCACTCTGG AGGTTCTGGAGGAGGCTCTCGTGGGTTCTGATCCGGAAGGTCCTCTGTGTGAGATGCTCTTCTTTTTTATCACGGCCATCTTTCAGGCTCTGGATGAGGAGCGAGAGGAGGCGGCCAAAGATGCGCAAGAAG ATCAGTCGGAAGCTCAGGACGACTATTCGGATCGGGTGGTGTCAGCTGCGAGTGCCGACGTGACCTCGGCTGCCGCCTGGTCTCAGCTCCACCTGGGCTGTGGCCTGCACGAGGTGGACCTGGACAGCTGCACGCTTTCGGAAATCCTACGCCTTCACATCCTAGCGTCCGGCGCCGACTGTAACCACGGCAACCCCAAGTTCCGCTACCAGAGGCAGGGCGGCTTCACGTCCACAGACGACCCCTGCGTGGAGCTCTGCTCAGCCCGGCCGGCGCTGATGACAAAGCTGGCGCGCGCAGCCGTCTACGATCTGACGGCGG GCGAGAAACTGAGCATCCTGCAAGCCTTGACGGGCAAGCTGCTGACTTTGGCGTCCAGCAGAGATCTGATCGAGGAATGCGTGGAGGAGCAACGCATCGCCAGGCAAGAGCTGAGGGAGCTCCGGGCCGAGCGGCACCGCAGGGAGAGAGAAGAGGCGGCGCGCAG GGTGCGCCTTCGCAAAGAGGAGCGTCTGCGCGAGCAAGAGCAGCGCCTTAAGATGAAAGATGGGAGGACGGAAGCGTCGGGCCACCCCAAGAACACAAAAG GTGACTCATCCGAGGACGCGTCTCTCTCCTCAGCCGAAGTCAAAGAACCGACCGCCGACCCCAAAGCTCCAACAGAACCTCCTGGCGCGCTGACGGCGGAGGAACTGGAGGCGGAGCAAGAGAAG GTACGCGAGCTGCACGAGCGCATCCAGAAGGCGGCAGCCTGCACCAGCCTGCACCCGCTGGGCCGGGATCGCCTTTACCGACGGTACTGGTTCCTCCCCTCGGCCTCGGCGCTCTTTGTGGAGGAGGACGGATTTGGCCTGACTGAAGACATGCTGCGGCCCCACCCTAAAGCCGCCCCGGACCCTGCCGCCACCGACTTGGAGGACGGCCAGCGTGTCCAGCAGGAGCCTGCGGAGGGAAG TGTCGGCTCGAGTCCAGCGCCCCTGCACTGCTGCGGCCTACCGGTTAACCGTCCCAACCAGTGGTTCTTCTACAGCTCGGTGGAGGagttggaccagctgatggacgcACTGAACCCACGAGGCCATCGAGAAAGTGGCCTGAAGGAGGCGCTACAGCAGGAGCGTGAGCGTTTGCAGGAGGTTCTGCAGGCCTGCCAGCGCAGCAAGTACACTTGCACCG GCGATCCCGAGTCATCCCGATCTGTCCCGGAATGCACCGCTGCGGCCGAGACCCTCATGGAGGGACGCCTGAGAGACCTGCTGCTGGACATCGAAGACCGCATCCACCAGGGAACGCTGGGAACGCTCAAG GTTATGGGCCGACGCAAGTGGCGGGCGGCACTGAAGACGGGAAACTACCGGCTGCTGAATCCTGATGGAAGCGAAGCCCCAACAGAGGACTCGACTCGCCTGAACGCCGGACACGG GCTGCCAGCAGACAAGATGGTGGCGGTGAGAAGTCTAGCTCGGGCGCTGGGACACGTGGAACGCGGCATCGAGAGGCGCTTCCTCAAAGCTCCGCTAG ACAGCGTCAGTGACAGCAGTCGTGCTGCCAAGTCTGTGCTGGAGTGCTGGAGGGAGTCACTGCTGTCGTCTTCCAGTCTGTCGCAG GTTTTTGTTCATTTAGCCATCCTGGAGAGAAGCGTGCGGTGGTCTCGCTCGGTCCTGAACGCCCGCTGCCGCGTGTGCCGCCGCAAGGGCGATGCCGACAACATGCTCCTGTGCGATGCGTGTGACCGCGGCCACCACACGCGCTGCCTCCGACCACGCCTCAAG AGCGTTCCAGAGGGCGAATGGTTCTGTCCCGACTGCCGGCCCAAGAAGAGGTCCAGCCGCCTTCCTTCGCGACGGCGGTCTTTGCTGGACCGTGACatagatgaggaagaggagacgaTGTCTGAGGAAGAGTCCGAGGACCAAGAGGAGTCGGAAGAGGAAGAGCCCGATTTTGTTGTGAG TACCAGGAAGAGTCAGGCTGCGACCCCCAAAGGCAGGAGCACTCAGGCCACGTCCAAAAGTCAGCAATTCACCACGTCAAATGGGAAATCCAA GTTGTCGGGCAAAAAGGATGCATCGCTTCTGTTCGGGGCCGGTGCGTCGGGCGGCAAGGCCCCGTCGTCCCCGTCCGGCAGCAAGAACGACAGTGGCGCCAGAAGGTCGTCGGGGCGCAAGAGAGCGCCCACCCCAG ACGCTTTGCCGACTCCATCGGAACCTCGTAAGTTAGTCCGTGTAGCCGCCGCCTCGTCCTCGAGTAGCCGCCGCTCGTCCGGGAGGAACCAAGGCGTCCACGAGCTGTCGGCGTGCGAGCTCCTAGTGGTGGAGCTTGTCCGCCACGATGACAGCTGGCCCTTCATGAAGCTGGTGACCCGCACACAG GTGCCCGACTACTATGACATCATCAGCAGACCCATCGCGCTCAGCATCATCCGAGAAAAAGTCAACAACTGCCAGTACCTCAACGCAG GTGACTTCATCTCTGACGTGGAACTGATGTTCTCCAACTGCCTCCAGTACAATGCTCGCCACACCAACGAAGCCAAGGCGGGAGTGCGCCTGCAACAGTTTTTCCGCGTCCAGCTCAGCAAGTTTGGCCTCTCAGAGCATGCCCCAAACCAAGTGCCGGCCACCAAGCGGGCTCACCTCTGA